Proteins from a genomic interval of Pantoea deleyi:
- a CDS encoding M4 family metallopeptidase: MAYCVIPPYILRKIIAHGSGHQQEQARRTLTHVQHLMAEHWQKPAVAKTAAGGHVDREIYDAQRQQTLPGKLIRQEGQPGNGDVAADEAWDYLGVTYDFFWQAYQRNSLDGQGLKLPGTIHYGDKYQNAFWNGQQMVFGDGDGEIFNRFTIAIDVVAHELAHGVTENEAGLIYFEQAGALNESLSDVFGSLVKQFSQKQPADEADWIIGEGLLAKGINGRGLRSMSEPGTAYDDPMLGKDPQPAHMDHYVKTREDNGGVHINSGIPNRAFYLAATALGGYAWEQAGYAWYDTLCDDELPQDADFKTFARFTVQHGEKRFNQSVSRAIEQAWKEVGVL; encoded by the coding sequence ATGGCTTACTGCGTTATTCCTCCCTATATCCTTCGTAAGATCATCGCTCACGGTTCCGGCCACCAGCAGGAGCAGGCGCGCCGTACTCTGACCCACGTTCAGCACCTGATGGCCGAGCACTGGCAGAAGCCAGCGGTGGCAAAAACGGCCGCAGGCGGCCATGTGGATCGTGAAATTTATGATGCGCAACGCCAGCAGACCCTGCCGGGTAAGCTGATTCGCCAGGAGGGCCAGCCGGGCAATGGCGATGTGGCGGCGGACGAAGCCTGGGACTACCTGGGCGTGACCTACGATTTCTTCTGGCAGGCGTATCAGCGTAACTCGCTGGATGGTCAGGGCCTGAAGCTGCCGGGTACCATCCACTACGGTGATAAGTATCAGAACGCCTTCTGGAACGGTCAGCAGATGGTCTTTGGCGATGGTGACGGCGAGATCTTCAATCGCTTCACGATTGCGATCGACGTGGTGGCACATGAGCTGGCCCACGGCGTCACGGAAAATGAAGCCGGGCTGATCTATTTCGAGCAGGCGGGCGCGCTGAACGAATCGCTGTCGGATGTCTTCGGCTCGCTGGTGAAGCAGTTCAGTCAGAAACAGCCTGCCGATGAGGCGGACTGGATCATCGGCGAAGGGCTGCTGGCAAAAGGCATTAACGGGCGTGGCCTGCGATCCATGTCTGAACCGGGCACCGCCTATGATGACCCGATGCTGGGCAAAGACCCACAGCCTGCGCATATGGATCACTATGTGAAGACGCGTGAGGATAATGGCGGCGTGCATATCAACTCCGGCATTCCTAATCGCGCGTTTTATCTGGCGGCCACAGCGCTGGGCGGCTATGCGTGGGAACAGGCGGGTTACGCCTGGTATGACACCCTGTGCGACGATGAACTCCCGCAGGATGCGGACTTCAAAACCTTTGCCCGCTTCACGGTTCAGCACGGCGAAAAACGGTTTAATCAGTCGGTCAGCAGGGCTATCGAACAGGCGTGGAAGGAGGTTGGCGTGCTATGA
- a CDS encoding DUF3750 domain-containing protein produces MLSLKVFSLFFVAVLLLSLGASIAQATRHGETAERGGWATARRDSAGIAPDPRALYSLAIVQVYAAPTYGWKGRVAVHPWIIFKRAGETRYTRYEVISWGSGDKVRRNSSLPDGYWYGAKPRLLVEHRGPEAQAMIPQIEAAIQSYPWPTTYRAWPGPNSNTFLAHIGREVPALKLDLPANALGKDYRPLWRPVGLPPSGRGVQVSILGVAGVTLGAEEGFEVNLLGLNMGLDFMPFRLRLPFIGGLGNDNLQQDKP; encoded by the coding sequence ATGCTCTCACTGAAAGTGTTCAGCCTGTTTTTTGTTGCCGTACTGCTGCTGTCGCTGGGTGCCAGCATCGCGCAGGCGACGCGTCACGGTGAAACCGCAGAGCGGGGCGGCTGGGCAACGGCCCGCCGCGATTCAGCCGGTATCGCGCCCGATCCGCGCGCGCTGTACAGCCTGGCTATCGTTCAGGTCTACGCCGCGCCGACCTATGGCTGGAAAGGGCGGGTAGCGGTGCATCCCTGGATCATCTTCAAGCGTGCCGGTGAAACGCGCTACACGCGCTATGAAGTGATCAGCTGGGGCAGCGGCGATAAAGTCCGCCGCAATTCCAGCCTCCCCGATGGCTACTGGTATGGCGCAAAACCCAGGCTGCTGGTGGAGCACCGTGGGCCGGAAGCGCAGGCGATGATCCCGCAGATTGAAGCCGCGATTCAATCTTATCCGTGGCCGACCACTTACCGTGCCTGGCCTGGGCCGAACAGCAACACCTTCCTGGCGCATATCGGCCGGGAAGTGCCAGCCCTGAAGCTTGATCTGCCCGCGAACGCGCTGGGTAAAGATTACCGGCCACTGTGGCGTCCAGTCGGGCTGCCCCCTTCCGGGCGCGGCGTGCAGGTGTCGATTCTGGGTGTGGCGGGCGTGACACTGGGCGCGGAAGAGGGGTTTGAGGTGAATCTGCTGGGGCTGAATATGGGACTCGATTTTATGCCGTTCCGGCTGCGGCTGCCGTTCATCGGCGGGCTGGGCAATGATAATCTTCAGCAGGATAAGCCCTGA
- the guaB gene encoding IMP dehydrogenase produces MLRIAKEALTFDDVLLVPAHSTVLPNTADLSTQLTKNIRLNIPMLSAAMDTVTEAGLAIALAQEGGLGFIHKNMSIERQADEVRKVKKHESGVVTEPQTVLPTTPLSDVKALTERNGFAGYPVVNGDNELVGIITGRDVRFVTDLSQPVSAVMTPKDRLVTVKEGEARDVVLHKMHEKRVEKALVVDDSFHLLGMITVKDFQKAERKPNACKDAQGRLRVGAAVGAGAGNEERIDALVAAGVDVLLIDSSHGHSEGVLSRIRETRAKYPDLEIVGGNVATGAGALALVDAGVSAVKVGIGPGSICTTRIVTGVGVPQITAVSDAVAALEGTGIPVIADGGIRFSGDIAKAIAAGASCVMVGSMLAGTEESPGEIELYQGRSFKSYRGMGSLGAMSKGSSDRYFQTDNAADKLVPEGIEGRVAYKGRLKEIVHQQMGGLRSCMGLTGCPTIDDLRTKAEFVRISGAGINESHVHDVTITKESPNYRMGS; encoded by the coding sequence ATGTTAAGAATCGCTAAAGAAGCACTCACTTTTGACGACGTTCTGCTCGTTCCTGCTCACTCCACCGTCCTGCCAAACACGGCCGACCTCAGCACGCAGCTGACCAAAAATATCCGTTTGAATATTCCGATGCTCTCCGCCGCGATGGATACCGTCACCGAAGCGGGCCTGGCGATTGCGCTGGCACAGGAAGGCGGTCTGGGCTTCATCCACAAAAACATGTCGATCGAACGCCAGGCGGATGAAGTGCGTAAGGTGAAGAAGCACGAGAGCGGCGTCGTTACCGAACCGCAGACCGTTCTGCCGACCACGCCGCTGTCTGATGTCAAAGCGCTCACCGAGCGTAACGGTTTTGCAGGCTATCCGGTGGTGAACGGCGACAACGAACTGGTGGGGATCATCACCGGTCGTGACGTGCGCTTTGTCACCGACCTCTCTCAGCCTGTTTCTGCCGTCATGACCCCGAAAGATCGTCTGGTTACGGTAAAAGAGGGCGAGGCGCGCGACGTTGTCCTGCACAAAATGCATGAAAAACGCGTCGAGAAAGCGCTGGTGGTGGATGACAGCTTCCATCTGCTGGGCATGATCACCGTTAAAGACTTCCAGAAAGCCGAACGTAAACCTAACGCCTGTAAAGATGCGCAGGGTCGTCTGCGCGTCGGTGCGGCGGTGGGTGCCGGTGCCGGCAACGAAGAGCGTATCGATGCGCTGGTCGCGGCGGGCGTTGACGTGCTGCTGATTGACTCTTCTCACGGCCACTCTGAAGGTGTGCTGTCACGCATCCGCGAAACCCGTGCAAAATATCCGGACCTGGAGATCGTCGGCGGTAACGTGGCGACCGGTGCGGGCGCACTGGCGCTGGTTGACGCGGGCGTGAGCGCGGTGAAAGTAGGTATCGGCCCTGGCTCTATCTGTACGACCCGTATCGTGACCGGCGTGGGTGTACCGCAGATCACTGCCGTTTCAGACGCCGTCGCTGCGCTGGAAGGCACCGGGATTCCGGTGATTGCCGATGGCGGTATCCGCTTCTCGGGTGACATCGCGAAAGCGATCGCGGCCGGTGCATCCTGTGTGATGGTTGGTTCGATGCTGGCAGGAACCGAAGAGTCTCCGGGTGAGATCGAACTCTATCAGGGCCGTTCATTCAAATCCTATCGCGGTATGGGTTCCCTGGGCGCGATGTCCAAAGGCTCCTCAGACCGCTACTTCCAGACCGATAACGCCGCAGACAAACTGGTGCCGGAAGGTATCGAAGGCCGCGTAGCCTATAAAGGCCGTCTGAAAGAGATCGTTCACCAGCAGATGGGCGGACTGCGTTCGTGCATGGGCCTGACCGGCTGCCCGACCATTGATGACCTGCGTACCAAAGCGGAGTTTGTCCGCATCAGCGGCGCGGGCATCAACGAGAGCCACGTACATGACGTGACCATCACCAAAGAGTCACCGAACTACCGCATGGGTTCATAA
- a CDS encoding DUF2158 domain-containing protein, with the protein MFKAEDFVQSKTGGPKMQVLRVEGDTLWCARVDDATKKEIEVNAESVNLYHEEGDFGVC; encoded by the coding sequence ATGTTTAAAGCAGAGGATTTTGTTCAGTCGAAAACCGGCGGCCCAAAAATGCAGGTGCTTCGGGTCGAAGGCGACACCCTGTGGTGCGCGCGGGTGGATGATGCAACGAAGAAGGAGATTGAAGTCAACGCAGAGAGCGTCAACCTCTATCACGAAGAGGGTGACTTTGGGGTCTGCTGA
- the guaA gene encoding glutamine-hydrolyzing GMP synthase encodes MTTENIHKHRILILDFGSQYTQLVARRVRELGVYCELWAWDVTEEQIRAFNPSGIILSGGPESTTELNSPRAPEYVFNAGVPVLGVCYGMQTMAMQLGGKVAGSTEREFGYAQVEVTTPSALVRDIEDAISAAGKPLLDVWMSHGDKVTAIPADFVTVASTETCPFAIMANEEKRFYGVQFHPEVTHTRQGLRMLERFIIDICECEALWTPAKIIEDAVERLREQVGNDKVILGLSGGVDSSVTAMLLHRAIGDRLTCVFVDNGLLRLNEAQQVMDMFGDHFGLNIIHVPAEMRFLDALAGIDDPEAKRKTIGRVFVEVFDEEALKLQDVKWLAQGTIYPDVIESAASATGKAHVIKSHHNVGGLPKEMKMGLVEPLKELFKDEVRKIGLELGLPYDMLFRHPFPGPGLGVRVLGEVKKEYCDLLRRADAIFIEELHKADLYNKVSQAFTVFLPVRSVGVMGDGRKYDWVVSLRAVETIDFMTAHWAHLPYDFLGRVSNRIINEVDGISRVVYDISGKPPATIEWE; translated from the coding sequence ATGACGACGGAAAATATCCATAAGCACCGCATTCTGATTCTCGATTTCGGCTCACAATATACTCAGCTGGTCGCACGCCGCGTGCGCGAACTCGGCGTCTATTGTGAACTCTGGGCATGGGATGTCACTGAAGAGCAGATCCGCGCGTTCAACCCAAGCGGCATCATCCTTTCCGGTGGCCCGGAAAGCACCACTGAGCTGAACAGCCCGCGCGCGCCTGAATATGTTTTCAACGCGGGCGTGCCGGTGCTGGGCGTCTGCTACGGTATGCAGACCATGGCGATGCAGCTGGGCGGCAAAGTGGCGGGCTCAACCGAGCGTGAGTTTGGTTATGCGCAGGTTGAAGTCACCACGCCAAGCGCCCTGGTTCGCGATATCGAAGATGCGATCAGCGCCGCCGGTAAACCGCTGCTGGATGTCTGGATGAGCCACGGCGACAAAGTCACGGCCATCCCGGCGGACTTCGTGACCGTTGCCAGCACAGAAACCTGTCCGTTTGCCATCATGGCCAACGAAGAGAAGCGTTTCTACGGCGTGCAGTTCCACCCGGAAGTTACCCATACCCGCCAGGGTCTGCGGATGCTGGAGCGCTTCATCATCGACATCTGTGAATGTGAAGCCCTGTGGACGCCAGCCAAAATCATCGAAGATGCGGTTGAGCGCCTGCGCGAGCAGGTTGGCAACGACAAAGTGATCCTTGGTCTGTCAGGCGGTGTGGACTCCTCCGTGACGGCGATGCTGCTGCATCGTGCGATTGGCGACCGTCTGACATGCGTGTTTGTGGACAACGGCCTGCTGCGCCTGAACGAAGCACAGCAGGTGATGGATATGTTCGGTGACCACTTTGGTCTGAACATCATCCATGTCCCGGCCGAAATGCGCTTCCTGGATGCGCTGGCTGGCATCGACGATCCGGAAGCGAAGCGTAAAACCATCGGCCGCGTCTTTGTGGAAGTGTTCGACGAAGAGGCGCTGAAGCTGCAGGACGTGAAGTGGCTGGCGCAGGGCACCATCTATCCTGACGTGATTGAGTCGGCGGCGTCGGCCACCGGTAAAGCACACGTCATCAAATCGCACCACAACGTCGGTGGCCTGCCGAAAGAGATGAAGATGGGCCTGGTTGAGCCGCTGAAAGAGCTGTTCAAAGACGAAGTGCGTAAGATTGGTCTGGAGCTGGGCCTGCCGTATGACATGCTGTTCCGCCATCCCTTCCCGGGTCCGGGTCTGGGCGTGCGCGTGCTGGGCGAAGTGAAGAAAGAGTACTGCGACCTGCTGCGTCGTGCCGATGCCATCTTCATCGAAGAGCTGCACAAAGCGGATCTCTACAACAAAGTCAGCCAGGCATTTACCGTCTTCCTGCCGGTCCGTTCGGTCGGTGTGATGGGCGATGGCCGCAAATATGACTGGGTTGTCTCGCTGCGTGCAGTGGAAACCATCGACTTCATGACCGCTCACTGGGCGCACCTGCCCTATGATTTCCTGGGCCGCGTCTCTAACCGCATCATCAACGAAGTCGACGGCATCTCCCGCGTAGTCTATGACATCAGCGGTAAGCCACCGGCAACGATTGAGTGGGAATAA
- a CDS encoding protealysin inhibitor emfourin translates to MSDLPELTDDATVVVAREGGMAFLPGLRAERRFMLGELPPPEKQRVCHALEQAMPLGEPEEKAAQVGSGDQRYFRIQIQYATRRESGTIVLLIPEQVAPPELQALWRDGK, encoded by the coding sequence ATGAGTGACCTGCCCGAACTTACCGATGATGCTACCGTCGTCGTCGCACGGGAAGGCGGCATGGCTTTTCTTCCGGGGCTGCGCGCCGAGCGGCGCTTTATGCTGGGCGAACTGCCTCCGCCTGAAAAACAGCGGGTCTGTCACGCGCTGGAGCAGGCCATGCCGCTGGGCGAACCCGAGGAGAAAGCCGCACAGGTGGGCAGCGGCGACCAGCGCTATTTCCGCATTCAGATTCAGTATGCGACGCGGCGGGAGTCCGGCACCATTGTGCTGCTGATTCCGGAACAGGTGGCGCCGCCTGAACTGCAGGCGCTCTGGCGCGACGGGAAATAA
- the xseA gene encoding exodeoxyribonuclease VII large subunit: MSLPPIANIFTVSRLNTTVRQLLEKEMGLVWISAEISNFTQPASGHWYFTLKDDGAQVRCAMFRNSNRRVTFRPQHGQQVLVRANITLYEPRGDYQLIAESMHPAGEGLLQQQFELLKAKLATEGLFEPQHKQPLPDPAHQVGVITSSTGAALHDVLRVLHRRDPSLPVVIYPTVVQGVDAPAAIVRAIEIANLRNECDVLIVGRGGGSLEDLWSFNDERVARAIFASRIPIVSAVGHETDVTIADFVADLRAPTPSAAAELVSRNQVELLRQLQSQQQRLEMAMDYYLARQQRLYSRLEHRLQQQHPQLRLARQQTALFRLQQRLGEAMENRLRHATRQQDRLLHRLSAQQPQQRLFEAQKQLQSWHYRLQQSMEKQLNSRKQIFGQRVAQLEGVSPLATLARGFSVTTDTAGQVVKNTGQLQSGDLLRTRLDDGWVESQVTQLVPEKKRRRKNLA, translated from the coding sequence ATGTCGCTGCCACCGATCGCCAATATTTTTACCGTCAGCCGCCTCAATACGACAGTGCGTCAGCTGCTGGAGAAAGAGATGGGCCTGGTCTGGATCAGCGCCGAGATCTCCAATTTCACACAGCCGGCATCCGGTCACTGGTACTTTACGCTGAAGGATGATGGCGCGCAGGTTCGCTGTGCCATGTTCCGCAACAGCAACCGCCGCGTGACCTTCCGGCCTCAGCACGGTCAGCAGGTGCTGGTCCGCGCCAATATCACACTCTATGAGCCGCGCGGCGACTATCAGCTGATTGCCGAAAGCATGCATCCGGCGGGCGAAGGTCTGCTGCAGCAGCAGTTTGAACTGCTGAAGGCAAAGCTGGCAACCGAAGGCCTGTTCGAGCCGCAGCACAAGCAACCGCTGCCGGACCCGGCGCATCAGGTCGGGGTGATCACCTCCTCTACCGGCGCGGCGCTGCATGATGTGTTGCGCGTGCTGCATCGTCGCGACCCCTCCCTGCCCGTTGTGATCTATCCCACCGTGGTTCAGGGCGTTGATGCCCCGGCGGCTATCGTCCGGGCGATCGAAATCGCGAACCTGCGCAATGAATGCGACGTGTTAATTGTCGGTCGCGGCGGCGGATCGCTGGAAGATTTGTGGAGCTTTAACGACGAACGCGTCGCGCGCGCCATCTTTGCCAGCCGCATTCCCATCGTCAGCGCGGTCGGCCATGAAACGGACGTGACCATTGCCGACTTTGTGGCGGATCTGCGTGCGCCCACCCCCTCCGCCGCGGCCGAGCTGGTCAGCCGGAATCAGGTTGAGCTGCTGCGTCAGTTACAGTCGCAGCAGCAGCGGCTGGAGATGGCGATGGATTACTATCTGGCCCGCCAGCAGCGGCTCTACAGTCGTCTGGAGCATCGCCTGCAACAGCAGCATCCTCAGCTGCGCCTGGCCCGCCAGCAGACGGCCCTGTTCCGTCTGCAGCAGCGTCTGGGTGAGGCGATGGAAAATCGTCTGCGCCACGCCACGCGCCAGCAGGATCGTCTGCTCCATCGCCTCAGCGCGCAGCAGCCGCAGCAGCGTCTGTTTGAGGCGCAGAAACAGCTGCAGAGCTGGCACTATCGCCTGCAGCAGAGCATGGAAAAACAGCTGAACAGCCGCAAACAGATCTTTGGTCAGCGGGTCGCTCAGCTGGAAGGCGTCAGTCCGCTGGCCACGCTGGCGCGAGGGTTCAGCGTGACCACCGACACCGCCGGTCAGGTGGTGAAAAACACCGGACAGCTTCAGAGCGGCGATCTGCTGCGCACCCGTCTTGATGATGGCTGGGTGGAAAGCCAGGTCACGCAGTTAGTGCCCGAGAAAAAACGCCGCCGCAAAAACCTCGCCTGA